ATCGGAGCTGATATCACCGATCGCATCAAATTTGAAGCGCAACTGCATCAGTCTCAGAAAATGGAGGCCATCGGGCAACTGGCCGCCGGGATTGCCCATGAAATCAATACGCCGGCCCAATTCGTCGGTGACAACACCCGGTTTCTGCAGGATGCTTTCAGCGACCTGATCGAAGCCTGCAATTTGTATAAAGAATCCCTCGATACGGCTAAATCTGGCCCGTTGCAGGCCGAGCAGATTCAAGACATCGAAAAACGCATTGAAGAGCTGGATATTGACTATCTCGAAGAGGAGGTCCCCCTGGCTATCGAGCAGACGCTCAAAGGCGTTGATCGCATCACCCATATTGTACAGGCCATGAAGATTTTTGCCCATCCGGGGGGAGAGGAAAAGGAACCCGTTGATATTAATAAAGAAATTGAAAAAACCATCATCATTACCCGTAATGAATGGAAATATGTGGCTGAATTAAAGACGGACTTCGATAGTGCTTTACCGACAGTGCCCTGTCATCGGGCGGAGTTTAACCAGGTGATTTTGAATTTGATTGTGAATGCCGCCCATGCGATTGCCGACGCAAAGGCGGACTCATCGGCTGAAAAGGGAACCATAAACATCAGCAGCCGCCAAACCGACAAGCATGCTGAAATTCGGATCAGTGACTCCGGCGTCGGTATTCCGGAGCATATCCGGCACCGCATATTTGATCTGTTCTTTACGACCAAGGAACCGGGCCGCGGAACCGGACAGGGGTTGGCGATTGCCCATTCTGTGATCGTTGACAAACATGGCGGCACAATTGACATAGAAACCAAAGAAAATCAAGGCACCACCTTTGTGATCCGGTTGCCCATAGACACCCTAAATTTGTAAATGACTGATCAAACCAAAAGACGCATATTGTTTGTTGACGATGAGCCCATGGTTTTAAAAGGCCTTCAGCGGTCGCTCAGAAAAATGCGTGCTGAATGGGATATGCGTTTTACGTCCAGTAGCAAAGAGGCGTTGGACATTCTAAGCCTCGAGCCGTTTGACGTGATTGTCTCTGATTTGCGAATGCCGGAGATGGATGGGGGCGAGCTCCTTGCCGAAGTCAAGCGTCATCATCCAGAGGTGGTGCGCATCATTCTTTCCGGTCAGGTGGAGCAGGAAACGACATTTAAATCCGTACAGCTGGCGCATCAAAGTCTTTCCAAGCCCTGTGATGCAGATATACTAAAGCACACCTTAAACAAACTGTTTGGATTGCGGAATCTACTGGAAGATAAAACCATCAAACGCATTGTTTCACAAACTGAGACGCTTCCCAGCCTGCCGGCCATTTATACCGAAGTGATCAATGAGCTGCAATCTTCAGATCCGTCTGTTCAAAAAATTGGCGATATTATTGCCGCCGATCTGGCCATGACGGCCAAAATATTACAGGTTGTCAACTCCGCCTTTTTCGGTCTTGTGCGAAAAATTAGCAACCCCAAAGAAGCGGTAATGCTTCTGGGGACCGAAACCATCAAAGCCCTTGTGCTTTCCGTTAAAATCTTTTCCGAATTCAATCAGAAAAAATATGCGTGGTTTAATTTTGACGAGCTTTTCAATCACAGCATGTCGGTCAGCATGTTTGCGCAAAGCGTCTCAAAAGAGGAACGGCTGGATCAATATCTGATAAACAATTCGCTGATGGCCGGTATGTTCCACGATTTGGGCAAACTGATCCTGGTGACCAACTTCCAAAAACCGTATCAACAGATTTTGGCTGAAGCGCAGCAAAAAAAACGACATCTGTGGGAACTCGAAATTGATATGTTTGGGACCAGCCATGCAGAAATCGGTGCTTATTTAATGGGGTTGTGGGGGCTGGATTACCCGGTAATTGAAGCAATAGCGTTTCATCATTGCCCTGACAGAAGCCTGGCCGATTCAACCGGGCTTCTGACCGCCGTTCATTTTGGTGATGCGTATGACCGTCTAAAAAAGGATGAAAACAGCTCTGGTGAATTGAAACAACTGGATCGCGGGTATCTTGATAATCTGGGGGTTGGTCACCGAATTGATGACTGGCGACTCGTGTGTAAGGATCTCGCAGAGAGGAAATGGTAATGAAAGATAAAGTTTTACTGGTCGATGATGATGCCATGGTTCTGGCCGGGCTTAAGCGTCAGTTGCGCAGCCAATTTCGTATCGACACTGCCCTCAGTGGTGAAGAAGCCCTGAAGCAGGTGCAGGAAAATGGGCCGTATGCGGTAATTGTATCTGATTTCATGATGCCGGGAATGAATGGTATCGAATTTTTATCGTATGTCAAAAAGACCAGCCCGGACACTGTCCGCATGATGCTGACCGGCACTGCGGACATGCCGACTGCCATTCGAGCTGTCAACGAGGGCAATATCTTTCAGTTTCATAACAAGCCGTGTCCAGCCGATATTCTGAGCCAGGCGATACAAAGCGCAATCCAGAAATATCACAAAGTCGTATCCCACCAGCAACAGCTGAATAATTTTAAATCGTCTCTGGAAAAGGCCAGTCAGGTTCAACACGAACTGTTGCCGAAATCAGATCCCGATTTTGAGGGGTTTGACATTGCCG
Above is a window of Desulfobacterales bacterium DNA encoding:
- a CDS encoding response regulator; amino-acid sequence: MTDQTKRRILFVDDEPMVLKGLQRSLRKMRAEWDMRFTSSSKEALDILSLEPFDVIVSDLRMPEMDGGELLAEVKRHHPEVVRIILSGQVEQETTFKSVQLAHQSLSKPCDADILKHTLNKLFGLRNLLEDKTIKRIVSQTETLPSLPAIYTEVINELQSSDPSVQKIGDIIAADLAMTAKILQVVNSAFFGLVRKISNPKEAVMLLGTETIKALVLSVKIFSEFNQKKYAWFNFDELFNHSMSVSMFAQSVSKEERLDQYLINNSLMAGMFHDLGKLILVTNFQKPYQQILAEAQQKKRHLWELEIDMFGTSHAEIGAYLMGLWGLDYPVIEAIAFHHCPDRSLADSTGLLTAVHFGDAYDRLKKDENSSGELKQLDRGYLDNLGVGHRIDDWRLVCKDLAERKW
- a CDS encoding ATP-binding protein; translated protein: MDQIAKNTTSQNPSEQILSTLINTIPNPAFFRNKDGVFMDCNTAFAEKVLGTCCENIVGQSVFDLPNIIPAALTDFCLHNDKKLLSQPGIQSYEAAIRCADGIQRDFLMSRSTFTDHTGKIAGIISVMMDLTDQNRAEKLLQDRTAELVKSSAELKRQIKKRKKAKRSVKLAHREIEHLISSLPTILIGISCDKEIIHWNAVAAKVFNISATDVMGIELDCCGIDWDWDKISDGISKSLNDGCNVRVDNIHFRNSDGEDRYLGLSITPFKGDDQNISGLTIIGADITDRIKFEAQLHQSQKMEAIGQLAAGIAHEINTPAQFVGDNTRFLQDAFSDLIEACNLYKESLDTAKSGPLQAEQIQDIEKRIEELDIDYLEEEVPLAIEQTLKGVDRITHIVQAMKIFAHPGGEEKEPVDINKEIEKTIIITRNEWKYVAELKTDFDSALPTVPCHRAEFNQVILNLIVNAAHAIADAKADSSAEKGTINISSRQTDKHAEIRISDSGVGIPEHIRHRIFDLFFTTKEPGRGTGQGLAIAHSVIVDKHGGTIDIETKENQGTTFVIRLPIDTLNL